A region from the Desulfomarina profundi genome encodes:
- a CDS encoding type Z 30S ribosomal protein S14 yields the protein MAKKSIIAKAKREPKFGVRKYNRCPLCGRPRGFIRKFGICRICFRKLALSGEITGVTKSSW from the coding sequence TTGGCTAAAAAATCCATAATCGCAAAAGCAAAACGCGAGCCGAAATTTGGAGTACGTAAATATAACAGATGTCCTCTCTGCGGACGTCCGAGAGGATTTATCAGAAAGTTTGGTATTTGCAGAATCTGCTTCCGGAAATTGGCGCTGAGCGGTGAAATTACCGGAGTGACTAAATCAAGTTGGTAG
- the rpsH gene encoding 30S ribosomal protein S8 — translation MSMSDPLADMLTRIRNAVMVKFDTVEMPSSTVKVNVAKVLKEEGYISGYQVIEDSVQGTLKIDLKYGPNQEPVITGLKRVSKPGLRKYAKANAIPKVLNGLGIAIISTSKGVVTDKTARALNSGGEIICEVW, via the coding sequence ATGTCAATGAGCGATCCCCTGGCAGATATGCTGACCAGGATACGAAATGCAGTAATGGTAAAATTTGATACTGTTGAAATGCCCTCCTCGACAGTAAAAGTGAATGTCGCCAAGGTCCTGAAGGAAGAAGGGTATATTAGCGGGTATCAGGTTATTGAAGATTCCGTTCAGGGGACTCTGAAAATCGATCTGAAATACGGTCCGAATCAGGAGCCTGTTATAACCGGTTTAAAAAGAGTCAGTAAACCCGGTTTAAGGAAATATGCAAAGGCAAATGCGATTCCCAAGGTATTGAATGGACTTGGAATAGCAATAATATCCACATCCAAGGGTGTTGTGACGGATAAAACAGCCAGGGCACTTAATTCTGGTGGGGAGATCATTTGTGAGGTCTGGTAG
- the rplF gene encoding 50S ribosomal protein L6 yields the protein MSRIGKQPIPVPAGVKVDLKGQLISVTGNKGTLKREIIPEVEVVLEDGVISVRNRVETKKVNAFRGLTRSLINNMIIGVADGFKRVLVIEGVGYKASVSNSKLTLNVGYSNPVEFELPKEVNATVDGNTKIVLECIDKELLGLVAAKIRQVRKPEPYKGKGIRYEDEHIVRKVGKAGAS from the coding sequence ATGTCTCGTATTGGTAAGCAACCAATTCCGGTCCCTGCCGGGGTGAAAGTTGATCTGAAGGGTCAGCTGATTTCCGTGACCGGAAACAAAGGAACGTTGAAACGTGAAATCATTCCTGAAGTGGAAGTGGTTCTGGAAGATGGTGTGATTTCTGTCAGGAACAGGGTCGAAACCAAAAAGGTTAACGCATTCAGAGGGCTTACAAGAAGTCTAATCAATAATATGATCATCGGTGTTGCCGATGGTTTCAAAAGAGTTCTTGTTATTGAGGGTGTTGGATATAAGGCCAGTGTCAGTAATTCAAAGCTGACCCTCAATGTAGGGTATTCAAATCCAGTTGAATTTGAATTGCCCAAAGAGGTAAATGCCACTGTTGATGGTAACACAAAGATTGTGCTTGAATGTATTGACAAAGAACTGCTTGGTCTTGTTGCCGCAAAAATCCGCCAGGTCAGAAAACCTGAACCTTATAAAGGGAAAGGTATCCGCTACGAAGATGAACACATTGTCCGTAAGGTTGGCAAAGCTGGCGCGAGTTAA
- the rplR gene encoding 50S ribosomal protein L18 translates to MARTNTKTTARAKRVRRIRKKITGTSERPRLRVFKSNKHIYAQIIDDVAGHTLVSVSTLDKDFSLGEDEKGKVAAAKKIGEMIGARAKSAGITKVVFDRGGSIYHGRVKSLSEGAREGGLIF, encoded by the coding sequence ATGGCCAGGACGAATACAAAGACTACAGCACGGGCAAAACGTGTCAGGCGTATCCGGAAGAAAATTACCGGTACAAGTGAACGCCCCAGGTTGAGAGTCTTCAAGAGCAACAAACATATATATGCTCAGATAATCGATGATGTAGCAGGGCATACACTTGTATCCGTGTCTACACTTGATAAGGACTTTTCCCTTGGAGAAGATGAAAAAGGAAAGGTAGCTGCTGCAAAAAAGATTGGAGAAATGATAGGTGCTCGCGCAAAATCCGCCGGAATTACCAAGGTGGTTTTTGACCGTGGAGGATCAATATATCACGGTAGAGTAAAATCACTTTCCGAGGGTGCTCGGGAAGGTGGTTTGATTTTTTAA
- the rpsE gene encoding 30S ribosomal protein S5 produces the protein MSDFKRSKSNNAEELIEKIVFINRVAKVVKGGRRFSFSAIVVVGDGKGKVGYGLGKANQVPEAIRKGVEKARKSMISVSLTESSIPHQIIGKYGAGKVLLKPASEGTGLIAGGPVRAVLESAGVSNVLTKCLGSHNPHNMVKATINGLQSLRSAEYIAELRGKTVDEITA, from the coding sequence TTGTCTGATTTTAAACGTTCCAAAAGTAACAACGCTGAGGAGCTGATAGAAAAAATTGTTTTCATTAACAGGGTCGCTAAAGTCGTAAAAGGTGGACGTCGATTCAGCTTTAGTGCCATAGTTGTTGTAGGTGATGGAAAGGGAAAAGTTGGTTACGGACTTGGAAAAGCTAACCAGGTTCCCGAGGCTATAAGGAAAGGCGTTGAAAAAGCGAGGAAATCTATGATTTCCGTCTCCCTGACTGAATCCTCAATTCCTCATCAGATTATTGGAAAGTATGGTGCAGGAAAAGTACTGTTGAAACCTGCATCCGAGGGTACCGGTCTTATTGCCGGTGGTCCTGTAAGGGCGGTTTTGGAGTCGGCAGGTGTGTCAAACGTATTGACAAAATGTCTTGGATCTCACAATCCGCATAATATGGTTAAAGCTACGATCAACGGTCTTCAATCGTTGCGTTCAGCAGAATATATAGCTGAACTTCGTGGTAAGACGGTTGATGAAATTACTGCATAG
- the rpmD gene encoding 50S ribosomal protein L30: MAETITFYQVKSGIGSTRKIRATLIGLGLTKMNKKVTRKDTPEIRGMLKKVGHLVHIEEI; the protein is encoded by the coding sequence ATGGCCGAGACAATAACTTTTTATCAGGTCAAAAGCGGCATCGGCAGTACCAGAAAAATAAGGGCCACTTTAATTGGGCTTGGGCTCACCAAAATGAATAAAAAAGTGACAAGAAAAGATACACCTGAGATACGCGGTATGCTCAAAAAGGTTGGTCATCTTGTACATATTGAGGAGATATAG
- the rplO gene encoding 50S ribosomal protein L15 yields MLTLANLSPQKGSTKNRKRLGRGPGTGHGKTAGRGHKGFKSRSGSGIKPGFEGGQMPLQRRLPKRGFNNIFRKEYTIVSLDQLDSFDTGTEINARVLVDAGMIKKGALIKVLANGEVTKSLTVKVDKISASAKEKIEAAGGSVELVDADRNGK; encoded by the coding sequence ATGTTAACTCTGGCAAACCTTTCTCCACAAAAAGGATCGACTAAAAATCGAAAAAGGCTCGGAAGAGGCCCTGGAACAGGTCATGGTAAAACAGCGGGAAGAGGTCATAAGGGTTTTAAATCGCGTTCAGGATCAGGAATAAAACCAGGCTTTGAAGGTGGTCAGATGCCTCTGCAGAGGCGCCTGCCCAAAAGAGGCTTTAATAATATTTTCCGCAAGGAATATACAATTGTTTCCCTTGATCAACTGGATTCGTTTGATACCGGCACGGAAATAAACGCCAGGGTGTTAGTGGATGCAGGGATGATCAAGAAGGGTGCACTTATTAAAGTTCTCGCAAATGGAGAAGTTACAAAATCACTGACTGTCAAAGTTGACAAGATCAGTGCGTCTGCCAAGGAAAAAATTGAAGCTGCAGGCGGAAGTGTTGAGCTTGTTGATGCCGATCGGAATGGCAAATAG
- the secY gene encoding preprotein translocase subunit SecY, translating to MGGLQSAANIPELRRRIFFTLIMLAVYRMGVQIPTPGINGEALQAFFNQNAGTLFGMFNLFSGGALKNFSVFALGIMPYISASIIIQLLTVVIPQLDALKKEGEAGNRKITQYTRYGTVFLSVVQGTFIAVGLESMTGPGGQAIVLVPGLQFKLMTMLTLTSGTAFIMWLGEQMTERGIGNGISLIIFAGIVARGPAAVVNSIQLIKAGEIALFFVPFLVLFMFAIVAVIVFFETAQRRIPIQYAKRVVGRRVYGGQSSHLPLKINISGVIPPIFASSIMMFPATIGSFIKIEWVQRVSAAMAPGTIYYYICYIGMIVFFCFFYTAVQFKPDDVADNLKKNGGFIPGIRPGKRTAEFLDKVLTRLTVVGAIYLSAVCVLPTLLIREFNIPFYFGGTALLIVVGVGIDTISQIESHLHMRNYEGFMKQGRIKGRR from the coding sequence ATGGGCGGATTGCAGAGTGCTGCAAATATACCGGAGCTGCGTAGGCGAATCTTTTTTACGCTTATTATGCTTGCTGTTTACAGAATGGGTGTTCAGATACCGACGCCCGGCATCAATGGTGAAGCGCTTCAGGCCTTTTTCAATCAGAATGCCGGAACGTTATTTGGCATGTTCAATTTGTTCTCCGGCGGGGCATTGAAGAACTTTTCAGTGTTTGCCCTTGGGATCATGCCGTATATTTCCGCCTCTATTATTATTCAGCTGTTGACCGTTGTCATACCTCAGTTGGATGCATTGAAAAAGGAAGGAGAGGCCGGAAACCGGAAAATTACACAATATACCCGATATGGTACTGTTTTTCTCAGTGTCGTTCAGGGAACATTTATAGCAGTTGGCCTTGAGAGTATGACTGGACCGGGCGGGCAGGCTATTGTCCTTGTGCCTGGTCTGCAGTTTAAACTGATGACCATGCTCACACTGACCTCCGGTACCGCATTTATTATGTGGCTCGGTGAGCAGATGACAGAGAGAGGGATTGGAAACGGTATTTCTCTGATCATTTTTGCAGGTATTGTCGCACGAGGACCAGCTGCCGTTGTCAACTCCATTCAGCTTATTAAAGCTGGTGAAATTGCACTGTTTTTCGTTCCGTTCCTGGTTCTGTTCATGTTTGCAATTGTAGCAGTTATCGTCTTTTTTGAAACGGCTCAGCGACGTATTCCGATACAGTATGCAAAGCGCGTAGTCGGGAGAAGAGTGTATGGTGGGCAAAGTTCGCATCTGCCACTCAAAATAAACATTTCAGGTGTTATTCCTCCAATATTTGCCTCATCTATAATGATGTTTCCTGCTACTATAGGCAGCTTTATCAAAATTGAATGGGTGCAGAGAGTTTCAGCCGCCATGGCCCCAGGTACGATCTATTATTATATCTGCTATATCGGAATGATTGTCTTTTTCTGTTTTTTCTACACCGCTGTTCAGTTTAAACCTGATGATGTCGCAGATAATCTGAAGAAAAATGGAGGGTTTATTCCCGGAATACGACCAGGGAAAAGAACGGCGGAGTTTCTCGATAAGGTTCTGACCAGGCTGACTGTCGTTGGGGCTATATATCTCAGTGCCGTCTGCGTTCTGCCGACACTGCTCATACGGGAGTTCAATATACCGTTTTACTTTGGTGGGACTGCCCTGCTCATTGTCGTCGGGGTTGGTATTGACACAATCTCACAGATTGAATCTCACCTTCACATGAGGAATTACGAAGGCTTCATGAAACAGGGAAGGATTAAAGGGCGCAGATAA
- the map gene encoding type I methionyl aminopeptidase has translation MASSSGRGAVIVKNPAEIEIMAEANSIVSGALTLLKEVVRPGITTWELDRIAEEYCIRRKGRPAFKGYRGFPGSLCVSVNEEVVHGIPSRKRKLKKGDILSIDFGVEFKGFFGDSALTVAVGKVKPEIAFLLKVTEESLYRGIEQVVAGNHISDISQAVQNHVEGHGFSVVKQFVGHGIGSSLHEPPEIPNFYQGERTERLRIGMVLAIEPMVNLGTGKVKVLKDGWTVVTADHKPSAHFEHSVAVTENGPRILS, from the coding sequence GTGGCTTCATCTTCAGGGCGTGGGGCTGTCATAGTTAAAAACCCTGCTGAAATAGAAATAATGGCCGAGGCAAACAGTATTGTCTCCGGTGCCTTAACATTGTTAAAGGAAGTTGTCAGGCCCGGCATTACCACCTGGGAGCTTGACAGGATCGCTGAAGAGTATTGCATAAGACGAAAGGGTAGACCGGCATTTAAGGGATACAGGGGATTTCCCGGCAGCCTCTGTGTTTCTGTGAATGAAGAGGTAGTACATGGCATACCCTCCAGAAAGAGAAAATTAAAAAAAGGTGACATTCTATCCATAGATTTTGGGGTTGAGTTTAAAGGATTTTTCGGCGATTCCGCATTAACTGTTGCAGTAGGAAAAGTTAAGCCGGAAATTGCCTTTCTTCTGAAGGTCACTGAAGAATCTCTGTACAGGGGGATTGAACAGGTTGTAGCGGGGAATCATATAAGTGACATATCCCAGGCTGTTCAGAATCATGTGGAGGGACACGGCTTTTCCGTTGTTAAACAGTTTGTCGGTCATGGAATCGGTAGTTCATTACATGAGCCTCCCGAAATTCCCAATTTTTACCAGGGTGAAAGGACGGAAAGGTTACGGATTGGTATGGTTCTGGCAATTGAGCCGATGGTTAATCTTGGCACTGGCAAGGTAAAAGTTCTGAAGGACGGTTGGACAGTCGTCACAGCAGATCACAAGCCTTCAGCCCACTTTGAGCATTCTGTAGCAGTGACTGAAAACGGACCACGTATTCTCAGTTGA
- the infA gene encoding translation initiation factor IF-1 yields the protein MAKEEAIEVEGTIIEPLPNAMFRVELDNGHKVLAHISGKMRMHFIKILPGDRVTIELSPYDLTRGRVTFRAKNAKKKK from the coding sequence ATGGCAAAAGAAGAAGCAATTGAAGTAGAAGGTACTATTATTGAGCCGTTACCGAATGCAATGTTCAGGGTCGAACTTGACAATGGACATAAGGTGCTTGCACATATTTCAGGCAAGATGAGGATGCATTTCATAAAAATCCTGCCTGGTGACAGAGTTACGATAGAACTTTCTCCCTACGATCTCACCAGGGGAAGAGTTACGTTTAGGGCAAAAAACGCCAAAAAGAAAAAATAG
- the rpmJ gene encoding 50S ribosomal protein L36, giving the protein MKVRASVKKICSECKIFKRNGVVRVSCKIKKHKQRQG; this is encoded by the coding sequence ATGAAAGTACGCGCATCAGTAAAAAAAATATGTAGTGAATGCAAAATATTTAAGCGAAATGGGGTAGTTCGCGTATCCTGTAAAATTAAGAAACATAAACAGAGGCAGGGTTAA
- the rpsM gene encoding 30S ribosomal protein S13, producing the protein MARIAGVDLPKNKHIDRALTYIHGIGLTSARKILDKVDLPYTMNSDDLGGDDINRIRKVIESEYTVEGDRRREVSMDIKRLTDLGCYRGRRHRMGLPCRGQNTKTNARTRKGPRRGAGRRK; encoded by the coding sequence TTGGCACGTATAGCAGGAGTTGACCTTCCAAAAAACAAACATATTGACCGGGCACTTACTTATATTCACGGGATCGGCCTGACATCCGCCCGTAAAATTCTTGATAAGGTGGATCTGCCCTACACGATGAACAGTGACGATCTTGGCGGTGATGACATTAACCGGATAAGGAAAGTGATAGAATCTGAGTACACTGTTGAGGGTGATCGTCGCAGGGAAGTTTCCATGGATATAAAACGACTGACGGATCTCGGTTGTTACCGGGGACGGCGTCATCGTATGGGACTGCCTTGTCGTGGACAGAACACAAAGACAAATGCACGTACCAGAAAAGGACCTCGAAGAGGAGCTGGGCGTCGGAAATAG
- the rpsK gene encoding 30S ribosomal protein S11 produces MAVAKKRRVKKNVPEGIVFIYSTFNNTIVTISDKQGNVVAWCSAGVLGFKGSRKSTPFAAQNALADAAKKAADFGMRKVEVKVKGPGPGREAALRALINTGFEVSRIYDVTPIPHNGCKPPKRRRV; encoded by the coding sequence ATGGCCGTTGCAAAAAAAAGAAGGGTAAAAAAGAATGTACCGGAAGGTATAGTTTTTATCTATTCAACTTTTAACAATACGATTGTGACTATTTCCGATAAGCAGGGAAATGTTGTCGCCTGGTGCAGTGCCGGAGTTCTCGGGTTTAAAGGTTCCAGGAAAAGTACACCATTTGCTGCCCAGAATGCTTTGGCTGATGCAGCTAAAAAAGCTGCTGATTTTGGAATGAGAAAAGTCGAGGTAAAGGTTAAAGGGCCTGGACCCGGGAGAGAAGCTGCCTTAAGAGCACTGATTAACACAGGGTTTGAGGTGAGTCGAATATATGATGTTACACCGATACCTCACAACGGATGCAAACCGCCCAAACGCCGTCGGGTCTGA
- the rpsD gene encoding 30S ribosomal protein S4 — MARNIGAACRRCRREGLKLYLKGDRCYSDKCSYERRAFGPGQHGQARFKKLSNYAVQLREKQKVKAMYGMLEGQFKLNFQKADRQKGVTGENLLVMLERRLDNTVFRLGFAASRNQARQLVRHKHILVNGRKVDIPSFLVSVNDIITLKEKSRANSAINENLEAVARRGIPSWIELDKDNFKATIKAMPNREEITMPIQEQLIVELYSK, encoded by the coding sequence TTGGCTAGAAATATTGGTGCTGCATGTCGTCGATGCAGGAGAGAAGGATTAAAACTATATCTCAAGGGTGACCGTTGTTACTCAGATAAATGCTCATATGAAAGAAGGGCCTTCGGGCCTGGGCAGCATGGGCAGGCAAGATTTAAAAAACTCTCCAACTATGCTGTCCAGTTGCGTGAAAAACAGAAAGTCAAGGCCATGTATGGTATGCTGGAAGGTCAGTTCAAACTGAATTTTCAGAAGGCAGACAGGCAGAAGGGTGTTACTGGTGAAAATCTGCTGGTTATGCTTGAACGGCGACTTGATAATACCGTATTTCGGCTGGGATTCGCCGCTTCAAGGAATCAGGCTCGGCAGCTCGTACGCCACAAGCATATTCTTGTCAATGGCAGAAAGGTAGATATTCCTTCGTTCCTTGTTTCGGTTAATGATATTATTACGTTAAAGGAAAAAAGCCGGGCGAACAGTGCAATCAATGAAAATCTGGAGGCTGTTGCCAGGCGGGGTATCCCAAGCTGGATTGAGCTTGATAAGGACAATTTCAAAGCTACAATTAAAGCCATGCCGAATCGCGAAGAGATCACTATGCCGATTCAGGAACAGCTCATTGTTGAATTGTACTCCAAGTAA
- a CDS encoding DNA-directed RNA polymerase subunit alpha, translating to MTQAADEKTPFYRNWHELIKPEKLEVDRDKHTDTYGKFVCQPLERGFATTIGNSLRRILLSSIQGAAITTVKIEGALHEFTSMKDIMEDVSEIILNLKTIRIKLLSGDSQRVIIDKTGPGKVTAADIDGNELVEVMNPEQVICTLTGDVTFRAELTVEWGKGYQPAEQQDKEKLAIGQIPVDAIFTPIKKIQYVTSQARVGQQTDYDKLTIEIETDGSLRPESALAYAAKILKEQMTIFINFDEEEAEPEVTEDTSREVEPDNPYLDKPVEDLELSVRSANCLKNADIHFIGDLAQKTDQEMLKTKNFGRKSLNEIKALLAEMDLTLGMKFENWTPPDVKETDDQQI from the coding sequence ATGACTCAAGCTGCCGACGAAAAAACACCATTTTACCGTAACTGGCACGAGCTTATTAAACCAGAGAAGCTTGAGGTTGACAGGGACAAACATACGGATACGTATGGAAAGTTTGTCTGTCAGCCCCTTGAAAGGGGATTTGCGACTACTATCGGGAATTCGCTGCGGCGAATCCTTCTCTCTTCAATTCAGGGAGCAGCAATTACCACGGTAAAGATTGAGGGGGCTCTTCACGAATTCACTTCCATGAAGGATATAATGGAAGATGTCAGTGAAATTATCCTGAATCTCAAAACAATCAGGATCAAACTGCTCTCCGGCGATTCCCAGAGGGTCATTATTGACAAAACCGGACCTGGAAAAGTTACAGCTGCAGATATTGATGGTAATGAGCTGGTTGAGGTGATGAATCCCGAACAGGTGATCTGTACTCTTACCGGGGACGTTACTTTCAGAGCTGAACTGACAGTAGAATGGGGCAAGGGATATCAACCTGCAGAGCAGCAGGATAAAGAAAAACTTGCTATTGGCCAGATCCCTGTGGATGCAATTTTTACCCCCATCAAGAAAATACAGTATGTAACCTCCCAGGCCAGAGTTGGTCAACAAACTGATTATGACAAGTTGACTATTGAAATTGAAACCGACGGGAGTCTCAGGCCCGAAAGCGCTCTTGCATATGCTGCAAAGATCTTGAAAGAGCAGATGACTATTTTCATCAATTTTGATGAGGAAGAAGCTGAGCCCGAGGTTACTGAGGATACCAGCAGAGAGGTCGAACCTGATAATCCTTATCTGGATAAACCGGTAGAAGATCTTGAGTTGTCTGTGCGTTCGGCTAACTGTCTGAAAAATGCTGATATTCATTTTATTGGAGATCTCGCTCAGAAGACCGATCAGGAGATGTTAAAAACCAAGAATTTTGGTCGAAAGTCCCTGAATGAGATAAAAGCCCTGCTCGCCGAAATGGATCTTACCCTCGGCATGAAGTTTGAAAACTGGACTCCACCTGATGTTAAAGAAACCGATGACCAGCAAATATGA
- the rplQ gene encoding 50S ribosomal protein L17: MRHGKSARKLGRTSSHREAMFRNMVTSLFEHERIVTTKEKAKELRPIAEKMITLAKRGDLHARRQALSYIRRKDVVEKLFTDIQEQFADRKGGYTRILQTGTRKGDCAAMAIIELVGYEEILDPVEDES, translated from the coding sequence ATGAGACACGGAAAATCTGCAAGAAAACTGGGAAGGACCAGTTCACATAGAGAAGCGATGTTCAGGAACATGGTTACTTCCCTTTTTGAGCATGAAAGAATTGTTACAACGAAAGAAAAGGCAAAAGAACTGCGACCGATTGCGGAGAAGATGATTACTCTTGCCAAAAGAGGTGATCTTCATGCCCGGAGACAGGCACTGAGCTATATTCGCAGAAAAGATGTTGTTGAAAAACTCTTTACTGATATTCAGGAACAGTTTGCTGACCGGAAGGGAGGTTATACTCGAATCTTGCAGACAGGTACACGAAAAGGTGATTGTGCTGCCATGGCAATAATTGAACTTGTAGGGTACGAGGAAATTCTTGATCCGGTAGAAGATGAGAGTTGA
- a CDS encoding YkgJ family cysteine cluster protein, translated as MTGEKKSFPDGMSPIGDGDFSFDCHPGVECFTVCCKDVDMILYPYDVLMLKKCLGMDSGDFMREYTFLVRGENPYFPTVKLKLKDNEEKSCPFLCENGCTVYDMRPSACRTYPLERAVDRSIVQKKANEFYFLTDHPYCLGHREKRKHTVQSWIRNQRLLGYNSMNEIWVELDTLFMKNPWKGEGVGGEKQQLSFMVCYNIDAFREFTERHKLLGQFRIDRTWKKNIATDDAELMKFGFEWLKLVLTGESKVLR; from the coding sequence ATGACTGGTGAAAAAAAGAGTTTTCCCGACGGAATGTCTCCGATTGGTGATGGTGATTTTTCATTTGACTGTCATCCGGGCGTTGAGTGTTTTACAGTCTGCTGTAAAGATGTGGATATGATTCTCTATCCATATGATGTGCTCATGTTGAAAAAATGTCTGGGGATGGACTCTGGGGATTTCATGCGGGAATATACCTTTCTGGTTCGGGGAGAAAACCCGTATTTTCCGACGGTGAAATTGAAGTTGAAAGATAATGAAGAAAAATCCTGTCCCTTCCTATGTGAAAATGGGTGCACCGTATATGATATGCGTCCTTCTGCATGTCGAACTTATCCGCTGGAAAGAGCTGTAGATCGAAGTATCGTGCAAAAAAAGGCAAATGAGTTCTATTTTCTGACTGATCATCCTTATTGTCTGGGACACCGCGAAAAACGAAAACATACTGTGCAAAGCTGGATTCGTAATCAGCGGCTGCTTGGGTATAACAGTATGAATGAGATCTGGGTTGAGCTTGATACATTGTTCATGAAGAATCCATGGAAAGGTGAAGGCGTTGGTGGAGAAAAGCAGCAGCTGTCTTTTATGGTCTGTTATAATATAGATGCTTTCAGAGAGTTCACAGAGAGACACAAACTCCTCGGACAATTCAGAATTGACAGAACCTGGAAAAAAAATATTGCCACCGACGATGCTGAATTGATGAAATTCGGGTTTGAATGGTTAAAACTTGTCCTGACAGGGGAATCGAAAGTTTTACGATGA
- the rpsB gene encoding 30S ribosomal protein S2, translating into MANVTVREMLQAGLHFGHQTRRWNPKMKPFIYGPRNGIYIVNLDLTKKLFDKACDFITNEVKKGGTVLFVGTKRQAQAIINEEAKRCGMFYVDHRWLGGMLTNFQTIKNSIDRLKSIESMQEDGSINRFPKKEILLMEKERVKLERNVGGIKNMRSLPSVIFVVDPKKESIAINEAKKLNIPVVAITDTNCDPDNVDFIIPGNDDAIRSIRLISHHIAEAVLAGQAMKDGEDASEEAVAAAMGDAGSEMAEAPIESAE; encoded by the coding sequence ATGGCAAACGTAACTGTTAGAGAAATGCTTCAGGCAGGACTTCATTTTGGACATCAGACAAGACGATGGAATCCGAAAATGAAACCCTTTATTTATGGTCCCAGAAATGGAATTTATATCGTCAACCTGGATCTGACCAAAAAGTTGTTTGACAAGGCGTGTGATTTCATTACCAATGAAGTCAAAAAAGGTGGCACGGTTCTGTTTGTAGGGACTAAGAGACAGGCTCAGGCTATTATCAACGAAGAAGCAAAGCGCTGTGGTATGTTCTATGTCGATCACCGCTGGCTTGGCGGAATGTTGACCAATTTTCAGACAATAAAAAATTCAATTGATCGGCTTAAATCCATTGAATCCATGCAGGAAGATGGTTCAATCAACCGGTTTCCCAAAAAAGAAATTCTTCTTATGGAAAAGGAACGGGTTAAACTTGAACGAAATGTTGGCGGAATTAAAAATATGAGAAGTCTGCCGTCAGTTATTTTTGTTGTCGATCCCAAAAAAGAGTCGATTGCAATCAATGAGGCAAAGAAACTGAACATTCCGGTAGTCGCCATAACTGATACAAATTGTGATCCTGATAATGTGGATTTCATTATTCCCGGCAATGATGATGCCATACGATCTATTCGTCTGATAAGTCATCATATCGCCGAAGCCGTTCTGGCCGGCCAAGCCATGAAGGACGGAGAGGATGCCTCAGAAGAAGCTGTAGCAGCCGCCATGGGTGATGCAGGAAGTGAAATGGCTGAAGCGCCGATTGAAAGTGCGGAATAG
- the tsf gene encoding translation elongation factor Ts — protein sequence MKITSKMVKELRDKTAAGMMDCKKALSDTDGDMEKAVDLLRQKGLAVAAKRAGRATSEGVIETYIHAGGNLGVMVELGCETDFVAKNDDFRAFARDIAMHIAAVNPVAITREEVPAEIVAREKDIYVQQALDSGKPEAIVEKMVTGKIEKFLSEICLLEQKYVKNPDLTVQDLLNELVGKMGENISIKRFARFQVGSTD from the coding sequence ATGAAAATTACCAGCAAAATGGTAAAAGAACTGAGGGATAAGACTGCTGCAGGGATGATGGACTGCAAGAAGGCATTGTCCGATACAGATGGTGATATGGAAAAAGCAGTAGACCTTCTGCGACAGAAGGGTCTGGCTGTTGCTGCAAAACGTGCAGGCAGAGCTACAAGCGAAGGTGTTATTGAAACGTATATTCATGCCGGTGGAAATCTTGGTGTTATGGTTGAGCTTGGGTGTGAGACTGATTTTGTTGCAAAAAATGATGATTTTCGTGCCTTTGCCCGGGATATCGCAATGCATATTGCCGCTGTAAATCCGGTTGCCATCACCAGGGAAGAAGTCCCTGCCGAGATCGTGGCCAGAGAAAAAGATATTTATGTCCAGCAAGCCCTGGATTCAGGGAAACCTGAGGCAATAGTCGAAAAGATGGTTACAGGAAAAATCGAGAAATTCTTGTCAGAAATCTGTCTGCTGGAGCAGAAATATGTCAAGAACCCGGACCTGACTGTGCAGGATCTGCTCAATGAACTGGTTGGAAAGATGGGTGAGAATATATCCATCAAACGATTTGCCAGATTTCAGGTTGGTTCCACTGATTAA